From Blastocatellia bacterium, one genomic window encodes:
- a CDS encoding 50S ribosomal protein L25, whose translation MITDITINANTRGAAGKGDSRRLRAQGMIPAAVYGGGDEAVAIAINAKEIANILRSETGHNTIFKVALPGGGEPATVIIKDWQVDPVRGRLLHADLLRLSLTETTRVHVTIEVVGEPVGVKLDGGILDLQLRSVEVECLPGDIPEHLKLDVANLHLGDHATVGDLVYDRTKIKVMADDHQVIAGVLTPRLAETAAPTAVEAEAAATSEPEVIKKGKTEE comes from the coding sequence ATGATTACTGACATTACCATCAATGCGAACACACGCGGCGCGGCGGGCAAGGGCGATTCGCGCCGCCTGCGCGCTCAGGGCATGATCCCGGCGGCGGTCTATGGCGGCGGCGACGAAGCCGTGGCCATTGCCATCAATGCGAAAGAGATTGCCAACATTTTGCGCTCGGAGACCGGGCACAACACGATCTTCAAGGTGGCGCTGCCGGGCGGCGGCGAGCCGGCGACCGTCATCATCAAAGACTGGCAGGTTGATCCGGTCAGAGGCCGCCTGCTGCATGCAGACCTGCTGCGCCTGTCGCTGACTGAAACGACGCGCGTGCACGTGACGATTGAAGTCGTCGGCGAACCGGTCGGCGTCAAGCTGGACGGCGGCATCCTCGACCTGCAACTGCGTAGTGTCGAAGTCGAATGCCTGCCGGGTGACATTCCTGAACACCTGAAGCTCGACGTTGCGAACCTGCACCTCGGCGATCATGCGACGGTCGGCGACCTGGTTTACGACCGCACCAAGATTAAGGTGATGGCCGATGATCATCAGGTGATTGCCGGCGTCCTGACGCCGCGCCTGGCCGAAACGGCGGCGCCGACTGCCGTGGAAGCCGAAGCAGCGGCGACCTCAGAGCCGGAAGTCATCAAGAAGGGCAAGACCGAAGAGTAG
- the pth gene encoding aminoacyl-tRNA hydrolase → MMLIVGLGNPGGEYEETRHNFGFMLIERLLARAGGRRFRDAPGAKVAEVTLAGRRVLLVKPQTYMNLSGDAVKPLLARYGDGDLSNLIVASDDVALPFGMIRVRPGGSAGGQKGLKSIIERLGSDRFTRLRLGVKPDHPVGDLASFVLAVIPKRDRVLLDETLDRAADAIEVILAEGVERAQARFNERVKEVSEE, encoded by the coding sequence ATGATGTTGATCGTCGGTCTGGGGAATCCGGGTGGCGAGTACGAAGAGACGCGCCACAACTTTGGATTCATGCTCATTGAAAGGTTGCTGGCGCGGGCCGGTGGGCGTCGCTTCCGTGACGCGCCGGGCGCGAAAGTGGCCGAGGTGACGCTCGCAGGCCGCCGCGTGCTGCTCGTCAAGCCGCAGACTTATATGAACCTGAGCGGCGACGCGGTCAAGCCTTTGCTGGCACGCTATGGCGACGGCGATCTGAGTAATCTGATCGTCGCTTCCGACGATGTTGCCTTGCCCTTCGGCATGATTCGCGTGCGCCCCGGAGGCAGCGCCGGCGGCCAGAAGGGCTTGAAGTCGATCATCGAGCGGCTCGGCTCTGATCGCTTCACGCGCCTGCGGCTCGGCGTCAAGCCGGATCATCCGGTGGGCGATCTGGCGAGCTTCGTGCTCGCGGTGATCCCGAAGCGCGACCGCGTGCTGCTCGACGAAACGCTCGACCGCGCCGCCGACGCCATCGAAGTGATTCTGGCCGAAGGCGTCGAACGCGCTCAGGCGCGCTTCAACGAGCGCGTCAAGGAAGTGAGCGAGGAGTGA
- the rpsF gene encoding 30S ribosomal protein S6, protein MRVYEVLFIIAPNTEEGDIETLVTQMRDVITNQGAQVTNVNRMGRRRLAYPIGKFNDGHYVVLTVEGTGAEIAELERRMRVNDAVIRYITIRIDEDLKRAEKFRARRAARVRAGAGARGSRNSEPVLPVGDEEEEE, encoded by the coding sequence ATGAGAGTTTACGAAGTTCTGTTTATCATCGCCCCGAACACCGAAGAGGGCGATATTGAAACGCTGGTCACGCAGATGCGTGACGTCATTACCAACCAGGGCGCGCAGGTCACGAATGTCAATCGCATGGGCCGCCGCCGCCTCGCTTACCCCATCGGCAAATTCAATGACGGCCATTACGTCGTGCTGACGGTCGAAGGCACCGGCGCAGAGATCGCCGAGCTTGAACGCCGCATGCGCGTCAATGACGCGGTCATCCGTTACATCACCATTCGCATTGACGAAGACCTGAAGCGCGCCGAGAAGTTCCGCGCCCGCCGCGCGGCCCGCGTTCGCGCCGGGGCCGGCGCTCGCGGCTCGCGTAACAGTGAGCCGGTGCTGCCGGTCGGCGACGAAGAGGAGGAAGAATAA
- the rpsR gene encoding 30S ribosomal protein S18 — MSSDREQPRRDDRRGQGGRRFVRARKSCRFCADRVDYIDYKDSKTLGSYVPERGKILPRRISGTCAPHQRMLAEAIKRARNAALLPFATD, encoded by the coding sequence ATGAGCAGCGATAGAGAACAGCCGCGCCGCGACGACCGCCGCGGCCAGGGGGGCCGCCGTTTTGTGCGCGCCCGCAAGTCGTGCCGCTTCTGCGCCGACCGCGTCGATTATATCGATTACAAAGACTCCAAGACGCTTGGCAGCTACGTGCCGGAGCGCGGCAAGATTCTGCCGCGCCGCATCTCGGGCACCTGCGCGCCGCACCAGCGCATGCTGGCGGAAGCCATCAAGCGCGCTCGCAACGCTGCACTGCTGCCGTTCGCGACAGACTAA
- the rplI gene encoding 50S ribosomal protein L9, whose amino-acid sequence MAHMDVLLKEDVDNLGQRGQVVRVRAGYGRNYLLPQGLAIEASAGNRRMIDEQRRVLAKREQREKTSAQGEAQKLDGLELRFERRVGEHGVLYGSVTALDIVEELKRLGYTVERRRLSLRDHIKEVGDFEVTIKLHREVAPVIKVKVRKEGEAEEPAAAETAAEASSEPAEATAEAATEAPGLAAAVADEAESAQE is encoded by the coding sequence ATGGCACACATGGATGTTTTGTTGAAAGAAGACGTAGACAATCTCGGCCAGCGCGGTCAGGTGGTGCGCGTGCGCGCCGGTTATGGGCGCAATTACCTGCTGCCGCAGGGGCTGGCAATCGAAGCGAGCGCCGGCAACCGCCGCATGATCGATGAGCAGCGGCGCGTCCTGGCCAAGCGCGAGCAGCGCGAGAAGACGAGCGCGCAGGGAGAGGCCCAGAAGCTCGATGGCCTGGAGCTGCGCTTTGAGCGGCGCGTCGGCGAGCATGGCGTTCTCTATGGCTCGGTGACGGCGCTCGACATCGTCGAAGAATTGAAGCGGCTCGGCTACACCGTCGAACGCCGCCGCCTCAGCCTGCGTGATCACATCAAGGAGGTCGGCGATTTCGAGGTCACCATCAAGCTGCACCGCGAGGTCGCGCCGGTCATCAAGGTGAAGGTGCGCAAGGAGGGCGAAGCCGAAGAGCCAGCCGCCGCGGAAACGGCTGCGGAAGCCAGTTCTGAGCCGGCAGAGGCAACGGCTGAGGCTGCGACCGAAGCACCGGGCCTTGCCGCCGCCGTCGCCGACGAAGCCGAATCGGCGCAAGAGTAG